The genomic DNA CACCACGCTGCCGGCCATCCACCTCCAGTACGGGGACCGGTCCAATGTAGTGACCGACATCTCCGAAGAAGAGATCACCAACGGGATCATCAAAGTCGCCCAGGCCGAGGCCAAAACGGTCTACTTTGTCGAGGGCCACGGCGAACCCAGCGTTGACGATACCCAGCAGGGCCAGGGCTACGGCCAGCTCAAGATCGCCCTCGAGAATGAGGGCTATACGGTCAGCACTTTAGTCCTGTCTCCAGATACGGCCGTCCCGGACGACGCCAGCGTGCTCGTTGTTGCCGGCGCCCAGCGCTCGCTGTTAGCCCACGAGACCCAGGCCATTGATCACTACCTGAAGCGGCAAGGCCACGCCCTGTTTCTGCTCAGTCCCCGCGTCACCCCGGAGCTGTCGAGCTATCTGGCCAACTGGGGGGTTGAGGTCGGCAACGATGTCATTGTCGATGAGCAGCTCCAGCTCCTGCGCGGACGGACCTTTACCCTCACCCCGGTCGTCACCAGCTATGGTCAGCACCCCATTACCGCCGAACTGGGTCGGCAGGGCGGCGCGGCCCTGACCTCGTATGGCATTTCCCGCTCGGTCGAGCCGCTTTCCCCCCCACCTCCCCCTGAGGGGGGGGATGGGGGGGGGCACGCCGGGCTGTCGCTGGTCAGTCTGGCCCAAACCGGCCCCAACTCGTGGGCAGAGACCGACCTGGAGGGCATTTTTCAGAACCAGACGGCCAAAATTGACGAACAGGACCGGCGCGGCCCCATCTCGCTTGCCGTTGCCGTCACCGCCAATCTCAAGGAGATGGACGCCGAGCAGGAGGGCATCGCCCGGCTGGCCGTTTTCGGGAACGCGATGTTTGCCAACAATCAGTACCTCAACCAGTATTTCAACCGGGATTTTCTGCTGAACACCATCAGTTGGCTGGGCGGCGAGGAAGAGCTGATCTCGATCCGACCCCGCACCATGCGAGCCTCGCGGGTCCAGTTCACCCAGGAGCAGGGAACGGCGATTTTCTATCTGTCGGTCCTGATTCTGCCTGAGATTCTGCTGATTGCGGGCCTGGCGGTGTGGTGGAGTCGGCGATGAGTGCGCGCAGAACCCTGCTGATGCTGGCCGTCCTGCTTGGACTCGGCGGCTATATCTACTTCATCGATCTGGACAGGCAGCGAACCGCAGAGGACGCCAAGACACTCCTCCAGTTCGACTCGGACGCCGTGACCCAGGTGGCCCTGGTCTATCCCGACCGTGAGCTGCACCTGGCAAAAGGCGACGGTGGCTGGAACATCACCGCACCGCTCGAAGCCCGGGCAGACACAACTGCGGTCGATAACCTGGTCAACGCGGTCAACCAGGCCGAAGTCTCTCGGACGCTTGACGACCCCCAGCCGGACCTGGCCTTGTACGGCCTCGACAGCCCGGTGGCCACAGTCCGGCTGACGCTCGAGGACGGCACCCAGCTGCCGCTTATTCGCATTGGTAAAGATACCCCGGTCGGCTATTCGGTCTACGTCCAGCGGACGGGAGAAGACGCCATTTTGCTCACTCCCCAGGCCTTCCGTTTGGGCATGACCAAACAGACCACAGACCTGCGTGACAAGACCGTCCTGGCTTTTCAGAAGGAGCGGGTCAGCCAGATTGAGGTGCAGCGTCCGGCCGAAGCCGAGACGC from Desulfurellaceae bacterium includes the following:
- a CDS encoding GldG family protein, with the protein product MSRLGGFYGVAGITLLVFAGIAYYLTRVVSTYVFIHALLGLLAVIVYFASAKDSLGTFLGERSTKYGVNAALYSLIAFGVLIALNYLGTRYYHRFDLTEAGVYSLSPQSQQVVGSLDQELEIHAFVQAGADPQLEDLLTSYGYASERLSSTVVDPDTRPDLAERFQITTLPAIHLQYGDRSNVVTDISEEEITNGIIKVAQAEAKTVYFVEGHGEPSVDDTQQGQGYGQLKIALENEGYTVSTLVLSPDTAVPDDASVLVVAGAQRSLLAHETQAIDHYLKRQGHALFLLSPRVTPELSSYLANWGVEVGNDVIVDEQLQLLRGRTFTLTPVVTSYGQHPITAELGRQGGAALTSYGISRSVEPLSPPPPPEGGDGGGHAGLSLVSLAQTGPNSWAETDLEGIFQNQTAKIDEQDRRGPISLAVAVTANLKEMDAEQEGIARLAVFGNAMFANNQYLNQYFNRDFLLNTISWLGGEEELISIRPRTMRASRVQFTQEQGTAIFYLSVLILPEILLIAGLAVWWSRR